In one Nocardioides luteus genomic region, the following are encoded:
- a CDS encoding polyribonucleotide nucleotidyltransferase, with protein sequence MTEPVITAVETTIDNGKFGTRTVKFETGLLARQAAGSVTAYLDDETMLLSATTVSKQPKDHFDFFPLTIDVEERMYAAGKIPGSFFRSEGRPGEDAILTCRLIDRPLRPTFKKGLRNEVQVVITVMALDPDQPYDVLAINAASMSTQLSGLPFSGPVGGVRVALIEGQWVAFPTHSQLENAVFDMVVAGRVTETGDVAIMMVEAESTEQTWDLVQSGAQAPTEPIVAGGLDAAKPFIKQLVEAQAELAKQAAKPVQEYPIFLDYQDDVYEAVEATVGADVTDLYSVKGSRERVLSKLEREEEGDRIKLALLEKIGAQFEGREGEIGAAYKALTKKAIRTQVLRDKVRIDGRGLADIRPLHSEVGVIPRVHGSALFERGETQILGVTTLDMLKMEQQLDTLSPEKHRRYMHKYIFPPFSTGETGRVGSPKRREVGHGALARRALLPVLPSREEFPYAIRQLSEAMGSNGSTSMGSVCASTMSLLNAGVPLKAPVAGIAMGLISGEIDGETKYVALTDILGAEDAFGDMDFKVAGTSEFVTALQLDTKLDGIPAEVLAQALNQAKDARTTILDVMHEAIGGVEEMAPTAPRIITVKVPVDKIGEVIGPKGKVINQIQEDTGAQISIEDDGTVLIGATDGAAAEAARAAVNAIANPTMPEVGERYLGTVVKTTNFGAFVALLPGKDGLLHITKLRALNGGKRVESVEDVVEVGQKIQVEIAEIDDRGKLSLAPVLEEEAPAEETPAETATEAADEE encoded by the coding sequence TTGACCGAACCAGTCATCACTGCCGTCGAGACCACCATCGACAACGGCAAGTTCGGCACCCGCACCGTCAAGTTCGAGACCGGGCTGCTCGCCCGCCAGGCCGCGGGTTCCGTGACCGCCTACCTCGACGACGAGACGATGCTGCTGTCGGCGACCACCGTCTCCAAGCAGCCGAAGGACCACTTCGACTTCTTCCCGCTCACCATCGACGTGGAGGAGCGGATGTACGCCGCGGGCAAGATCCCCGGCTCCTTCTTCCGTTCCGAGGGTCGCCCGGGTGAGGACGCGATCCTCACCTGCCGCCTGATCGACCGCCCGCTGCGCCCGACCTTCAAGAAGGGTCTGCGCAACGAGGTCCAGGTCGTCATCACCGTCATGGCGCTCGACCCCGACCAGCCCTACGACGTGCTCGCGATCAACGCCGCGTCGATGTCCACCCAGCTCTCCGGCCTGCCGTTCTCCGGCCCGGTCGGCGGCGTGCGCGTCGCCCTGATCGAGGGCCAGTGGGTCGCCTTCCCGACCCACAGCCAGCTCGAGAACGCCGTCTTCGACATGGTCGTGGCCGGCCGCGTCACCGAGACCGGCGACGTCGCCATCATGATGGTCGAGGCCGAGTCCACCGAGCAGACCTGGGACCTGGTCCAGTCCGGTGCCCAGGCGCCGACCGAGCCGATCGTGGCCGGTGGCCTCGACGCCGCCAAGCCGTTCATCAAGCAGCTGGTCGAGGCTCAGGCCGAGCTGGCCAAGCAGGCCGCCAAGCCGGTGCAGGAGTACCCGATCTTCCTGGACTACCAGGACGACGTCTACGAGGCCGTCGAGGCCACCGTCGGCGCCGACGTCACCGACCTCTACAGCGTCAAGGGCTCGCGCGAGCGCGTCCTGTCCAAGCTGGAGCGCGAGGAGGAGGGCGACCGGATCAAGCTCGCCCTGCTCGAGAAGATCGGCGCCCAGTTCGAGGGTCGCGAAGGCGAGATCGGTGCGGCGTACAAGGCCCTCACCAAGAAGGCCATCCGCACCCAGGTCCTGCGCGACAAGGTCCGCATCGACGGTCGCGGCCTGGCCGACATCCGTCCGCTGCACTCCGAGGTCGGCGTGATCCCGCGGGTCCACGGCTCGGCGCTCTTCGAGCGCGGCGAGACCCAGATCCTGGGTGTCACCACCCTCGACATGCTCAAGATGGAGCAGCAGCTCGACACGCTCTCCCCGGAGAAGCACCGTCGCTACATGCACAAGTACATCTTCCCGCCGTTCTCCACCGGTGAGACCGGCCGGGTGGGCTCGCCCAAGCGCCGCGAGGTCGGCCACGGTGCGCTCGCCCGCCGCGCGCTCCTGCCGGTGCTCCCGAGCCGCGAGGAGTTCCCCTACGCGATCCGCCAGCTCTCCGAGGCGATGGGCTCCAACGGCTCCACCTCGATGGGCTCGGTCTGCGCCTCGACGATGTCGCTGCTCAACGCCGGTGTCCCGCTGAAGGCCCCGGTCGCCGGTATCGCGATGGGTCTGATCTCCGGTGAGATCGACGGCGAGACCAAGTACGTCGCGCTCACCGACATCCTCGGTGCCGAGGACGCCTTCGGCGACATGGACTTCAAGGTCGCCGGCACCTCGGAGTTCGTGACCGCGCTGCAGCTCGACACCAAGCTGGACGGCATCCCGGCCGAGGTCCTCGCCCAGGCCCTCAACCAGGCCAAGGACGCGCGTACGACCATCCTGGACGTCATGCACGAGGCCATCGGCGGCGTCGAGGAGATGGCTCCGACCGCTCCGCGGATCATCACCGTGAAGGTCCCCGTGGACAAGATCGGCGAGGTCATCGGCCCGAAGGGCAAGGTGATCAACCAGATCCAGGAGGACACCGGCGCCCAGATCTCCATCGAGGACGACGGCACGGTGCTCATCGGTGCGACCGACGGCGCTGCCGCCGAGGCCGCCCGGGCGGCGGTCAACGCGATCGCCAACCCGACCATGCCCGAGGTCGGCGAGCGCTACCTCGGCACGGTCGTGAAGACGACCAACTTCGGTGCCTTCGTCGCCCTGCTCCCGGGCAAGGACGGCCTGCTCCACATCACCAAGCTGCGCGCCCTCAACGGCGGCAAGCGGGTGGAGTCGGTCGAGGACGTCGTCGAGGTCGGCCAGAAGATCCAGGTCGAGATCGCCGAGATCGACGACCGCGGCAAGCTCTCGCTCGCCCCGGTGCTCGAGGAGGAGGCTCCCGCCGAGGAGACTCCGGCCGAGACCGCCACCGAGGCCGCAGACGAGGAGTGA
- a CDS encoding molybdopterin-dependent oxidoreductase, which produces MTPPGLNRRTFLTTAALGAASVGATQVTDSVVAGAAAGAPAILKPLPAERFIDYGTNAETRWDSVDPRRYLTPQADLFVRNHTATPRIDPETYELEIFGDGLRDPAGVKLTLDDLKAFRHVETTSVHECTGNGRSFFTTQQGQEVSGTKWTLGAVGAVRWKGVRLQDVLTAVGVRRDAVSVQATGLDASYVDKGVDYGRVRRPFPIEKAYDDALLVWGANGEALLPDHGFPLRLLLPGWIGIASIKWLGSLEVSTSVLTSPWDTKWYNVDGPLTVNPVRSALELAWNAQIPAGERIVLSGRSWSGAAPIARVEISTDGGETWAPAIPHAPGRPTGGHGLGWAQWDFTWRDPAPGTYEILVRATDRAGRTQPDVAAHNPGGYFFDAVVRHPVTVV; this is translated from the coding sequence ATGACGCCCCCAGGTCTGAACCGACGTACGTTCCTCACCACCGCTGCGCTCGGGGCGGCCTCCGTGGGCGCTACCCAGGTGACTGACTCGGTCGTCGCCGGTGCGGCGGCGGGTGCGCCAGCGATCCTCAAGCCGTTGCCCGCGGAGCGGTTCATCGACTACGGCACCAACGCCGAGACCCGGTGGGACTCGGTCGACCCGCGCCGCTACCTGACCCCGCAGGCCGACCTGTTCGTGCGCAACCACACCGCGACCCCGCGGATCGACCCCGAGACGTACGAGCTGGAGATCTTCGGCGACGGCCTGCGCGATCCCGCCGGTGTGAAGCTCACCCTCGACGACCTCAAGGCCTTCCGGCACGTCGAGACGACCTCCGTCCACGAGTGCACCGGCAACGGCCGCAGCTTCTTCACCACCCAGCAGGGCCAGGAGGTCAGCGGCACGAAGTGGACGCTCGGTGCGGTGGGGGCGGTCCGCTGGAAGGGCGTACGCCTCCAGGACGTGCTCACCGCCGTCGGCGTCCGCCGCGACGCGGTCTCGGTGCAGGCGACCGGGCTGGACGCCAGCTATGTGGACAAGGGCGTCGACTACGGCCGGGTGCGCCGGCCGTTCCCGATCGAGAAGGCCTACGACGACGCCCTGCTCGTGTGGGGAGCCAACGGCGAGGCGCTGCTGCCCGACCACGGCTTCCCGCTGCGCCTGCTGCTGCCGGGCTGGATCGGGATCGCGTCGATCAAGTGGCTCGGCTCGCTGGAGGTGTCCACGAGCGTGCTGACCTCGCCGTGGGACACCAAGTGGTACAACGTCGACGGTCCGCTGACCGTCAACCCTGTCCGCTCCGCCCTCGAGCTGGCGTGGAACGCGCAGATCCCGGCGGGGGAGCGGATCGTGCTCAGCGGCCGGTCCTGGTCCGGCGCGGCGCCGATCGCGCGGGTCGAGATCAGCACCGACGGCGGCGAGACCTGGGCGCCCGCGATCCCGCACGCGCCGGGCCGCCCCACCGGCGGCCACGGTCTCGGGTGGGCGCAGTGGGACTTCACCTGGCGCGACCCCGCGCCGGGGACCTACGAGATCCTCGTCCGGGCCACCGACCGCGCCGGCCGCACCCAGCCCGACGTCGCCGCTCACAACCCCGGCGGCTACTTCTTCGACGCCGTCGTGCGGCACCCGGTCACCGTCGTGTGA
- a CDS encoding MMPL family transporter → MHRQIAGTLTGPRTKYVVVVLWLLALVAFGGFAGKLTEVQNNEAASWLPASAESTRGFERMSPFQNPNAIPTTLVYTSTTVTGEDLAGVASGDIAELGGLDGVEGEIAPPLLSQDGEVAQLTVTFDLGSDGWSKMPGIVDDIREIADHDDVRLHVTGQGGSAADAAEAFGGIDTTLLAAALVVVVVILLFVYRSPVLWVFPIVSVVVGLGVTMGLVYFLAKDAGLTVNGQSQAILSILAIGAGTDYALLLVSRYREELRNFEDRHEAMAHALHRAAPAILASAVTVILAMLCLTFAEMNSTSGMGPVVAVGIAVTYLVMVTLLPALLVICGRWVFWPKRPAYGSAEPTETGLWARVGAIVSVRPRVIWIVTTGLLLVACLGLLRLDANGLASDETYTEEFDSITGLQVLVDHDMADQSNQLLVVADAATQTQVQQALDGVEGLVPTETPAGEMKSFPLGPPQDGVVAIAAVVDADVTSPEAYDIVGAARSAVHDVDGSGALVTGTSAMMFDTLEASQRDDLVIIPIVLVVVLLVLMVLLRALVAPLILLGTVILSFGAALGISVLLFEYVFGFAGTDPAFPLFAFVFLVALGIDYNIFLMTRVREEAEVRGTREGSLVGLTSTGGVITSAGVVLAATFLVLGSLPMVFLAEIGVTVALGVMLDTMIVRSILVTAINLDAGDRIWWPSRLAKR, encoded by the coding sequence CCGAACGCGATCCCCACCACGCTCGTCTACACCTCGACCACGGTCACCGGCGAGGACCTCGCCGGCGTCGCCTCGGGCGACATCGCCGAGCTCGGCGGGCTCGACGGGGTCGAGGGCGAGATCGCGCCGCCGCTGCTGTCGCAGGACGGCGAGGTCGCCCAGCTCACGGTGACCTTCGACCTCGGTTCGGACGGCTGGAGCAAGATGCCCGGCATCGTCGACGACATCCGGGAGATCGCCGACCACGACGACGTACGGCTGCACGTCACCGGCCAGGGTGGCTCCGCCGCCGACGCCGCGGAGGCGTTCGGCGGCATCGACACGACGCTGCTCGCGGCCGCGCTGGTCGTGGTGGTGGTCATCTTGCTGTTCGTCTATCGCAGCCCCGTGCTCTGGGTCTTCCCGATCGTCTCGGTGGTGGTCGGGCTGGGCGTGACGATGGGCCTGGTCTACTTCCTGGCCAAGGACGCGGGACTGACGGTGAACGGCCAGAGCCAGGCCATCTTGAGCATCCTGGCGATCGGCGCCGGAACCGACTACGCCCTGCTGCTGGTCTCCCGCTATCGCGAGGAGCTGCGCAACTTCGAGGACCGCCACGAGGCGATGGCGCACGCGCTGCACCGTGCCGCGCCCGCGATCCTCGCCAGCGCCGTGACCGTCATCCTGGCCATGCTGTGCCTGACCTTCGCCGAGATGAACTCGACCTCGGGGATGGGGCCGGTCGTCGCCGTCGGGATCGCGGTGACCTACCTGGTGATGGTCACCCTGCTGCCGGCACTGCTGGTCATCTGCGGCCGGTGGGTCTTCTGGCCGAAGCGCCCGGCGTACGGATCGGCGGAGCCGACCGAGACCGGCCTGTGGGCGAGGGTCGGCGCGATCGTCTCGGTCCGGCCGCGCGTGATCTGGATCGTCACCACCGGCCTCCTGCTCGTCGCGTGCCTCGGTCTGCTGCGGCTCGACGCCAACGGGCTGGCCTCCGACGAGACCTACACCGAGGAGTTCGACTCGATCACCGGCCTGCAGGTCCTGGTCGACCACGACATGGCCGACCAGTCCAACCAGCTGCTCGTGGTCGCCGACGCGGCGACGCAGACGCAGGTGCAGCAGGCGCTCGACGGGGTGGAGGGGCTGGTGCCGACCGAGACCCCGGCGGGGGAGATGAAGAGCTTCCCGCTCGGCCCGCCCCAGGACGGCGTCGTCGCGATCGCGGCGGTGGTCGACGCCGACGTGACCTCGCCCGAGGCGTACGACATCGTCGGCGCCGCGCGCTCGGCGGTGCACGACGTGGACGGATCGGGCGCGCTGGTCACGGGCACCTCGGCGATGATGTTCGACACCCTCGAGGCCAGCCAGCGCGACGACCTCGTGATCATCCCGATCGTCCTGGTGGTCGTGCTGCTGGTGCTGATGGTGCTCCTGCGGGCGCTGGTCGCCCCGTTGATCCTGCTCGGCACGGTGATCCTGTCGTTCGGGGCGGCCCTCGGCATCTCGGTCCTGCTGTTCGAGTACGTCTTCGGGTTCGCCGGGACGGACCCGGCGTTCCCGCTGTTCGCCTTCGTGTTCCTGGTCGCGCTGGGCATCGACTACAACATCTTCCTGATGACGCGGGTGCGTGAGGAGGCGGAGGTCCGCGGCACCCGGGAGGGGTCGCTCGTCGGCCTGACCTCGACCGGCGGGGTGATCACGTCGGCGGGGGTCGTCCTGGCGGCGACGTTCCTGGTGCTCGGCTCGCTGCCGATGGTCTTCCTGGCCGAGATCGGGGTGACCGTCGCGCTGGGGGTCATGCTCGACACGATGATCGTCCGGTCGATCCTGGTCACGGCGATCAACCTCGACGCCGGGGACCGGATCTGGTGGCCGAGCAGACTGGCGAAGCGTTAA